In Erythrobacter litoralis HTCC2594, a single genomic region encodes these proteins:
- a CDS encoding DUF6961 family protein, with the protein MVLNRDQERWAAALWVEKNHGDAGPAYIAKQVERLTFEGDEAGVETWKAIGDRFDQLMRKSTAN; encoded by the coding sequence ATGGTGCTGAACCGCGATCAGGAACGTTGGGCTGCCGCTTTATGGGTAGAGAAGAATCATGGCGATGCTGGGCCTGCCTACATCGCAAAACAAGTGGAACGGCTGACCTTTGAGGGCGATGAAGCAGGTGTAGAAACCTGGAAGGCGATCGGCGACCGCTTCGATCAGCTTATGCGCAAAAGTACCGCGAACTGA